The Allocatelliglobosispora scoriae genome contains a region encoding:
- a CDS encoding HAD family hydrolase, whose product MILSLPPGEFGAYLFDCDGTIADSMPLHHVAWTQALGEWGCEFPEELFYAWGGRTVADIIADLNDRQGLTMPVEAVAQRREELFVQLLPQINAVPGVLEQIEDAHGRIPIAVVSGSTRESVTASLTALGLLDRFDVLVCAGEYARPKPDPAGFLLAAQLLGVAPQSCLVFEDTALGVQAATAAGMASVLIPPPWDR is encoded by the coding sequence GTGATCCTTTCGCTGCCTCCGGGCGAGTTCGGCGCCTACCTCTTCGACTGCGACGGCACCATCGCCGACTCGATGCCGCTGCACCACGTCGCCTGGACGCAGGCCCTGGGTGAGTGGGGCTGCGAGTTCCCCGAGGAGCTCTTCTACGCCTGGGGCGGCCGGACGGTCGCTGACATCATCGCCGACCTCAACGACCGGCAGGGGCTCACGATGCCGGTGGAGGCCGTCGCGCAGCGCCGGGAGGAGCTCTTCGTCCAGCTCCTGCCGCAGATCAACGCCGTACCGGGGGTGCTGGAGCAGATCGAGGACGCCCACGGGCGGATCCCCATCGCCGTCGTCTCCGGCAGCACCCGCGAATCCGTGACCGCCTCGCTCACCGCACTCGGGCTGCTGGACCGGTTCGACGTGCTGGTCTGTGCCGGGGAGTACGCCAGGCCCAAACCCGACCCAGCGGGCTTCCTCCTCGCGGCGCAGCTCCTCGGTGTCGCGCCGCAGTCGTGCCTGGTCTTCGAGGACACAGCGCTGGGCGTCCAGGCCGCGACGGCGGCGGGCATGGCGTCCGTGCTGATCCCGCCGCCCTGGGACCGCTGA
- a CDS encoding TraR/DksA family transcriptional regulator, translating into MTITLDRPLSTDIGEMLHDRHREAVEQHAAQIREIEASRRSVQDVGDVVDLGSRAAETSETDMVAEALHQQVLRLEAAIARHEAGGFGVCASCDGEIPAGRLEIMPWATHCVPCGQSADRRR; encoded by the coding sequence ATGACGATCACCCTGGACCGGCCGCTGAGCACCGACATCGGCGAGATGCTGCACGACCGGCACCGTGAGGCGGTCGAGCAGCACGCCGCCCAGATCCGCGAGATCGAGGCGAGCCGCCGCAGCGTCCAGGACGTCGGCGACGTGGTGGACCTGGGCAGCCGGGCTGCGGAGACGAGCGAGACCGACATGGTGGCCGAGGCCCTGCACCAACAGGTGCTGCGGTTGGAGGCGGCGATCGCCCGCCACGAGGCCGGCGGCTTCGGCGTCTGTGCGAGCTGCGACGGGGAGATCCCGGCCGGGCGGCTGGAGATCATGCCATGGGCGACCCACTGCGTCCCCTGTGGCCAGTCGGCGGACCGCCGCCGTTAG
- a CDS encoding GH92 family glycosyl hydrolase: MSRSLRVVLGFAVTASMVVVGVPGSPAQAAVPADLTTLVNPLIGTQKEGNTFPGAALPFGMVQVSPDTGHGTGYNYDRPKIWGFSQTHLSGVGCASGTDIPLMPTIGAVNSSDPNSYGQALNHAQEQASAGFYRVAMPNGVTTELTATLRTGWQRHTFPASTQANILFNTAEVKGDNGNAVSSSISIVNSDTVEGSVTSSGFCNTSPAHTVYFSAKFSRAFASFGTWSGGTFTGGSRTSSGTGATGGWVRFDTSTDRVVTVKLGLSYTGLAGARNNLTSETSAAGFNFDTVRNAARDTWNAKLHKAEVDGGTADRQVAFYTSLYHSLLHPNLAGDVDGSYRGFDNVVRTASGYTPYQTFSLWDTYRAQNQLVALLEPQVARDSALSLLAVDRELGWLPRWSMMNTETNTMTGDPVTPFLVDLWARGLLNGYEQQFYTALRKNALGTPPAATGLNARNGNPYYTTIGYLPTGVTCTPTASFDNDCQYPASATLEYAAADSALAIMARALGYTADADLLNARGQNYRNIFDPSIGFFRPRNANGTWAAPYAPTDGGHKFHEAGAYQYQWLVPQDPDGLVSLLGGKAAANTRLDQFFAYSDLLTNPSGTARDKWVNGAYDYYSFTTYNPNNEPDLLAPYTYLWTGQPAKTATVLRAAYTLFTNGPNGVTGNDDLGTMSAWYVFSSLGLYPLMNGANFYGVTTPQFPTAKVTIGAYGTQQGGTLNIAAPGVSDANRYIGTATLNGTGFTKTWLSQAEIAKGATLNYTVTGTAGSWGTGAGDTPPSSNHTTPPAAPVNLALNKPATGSAACAADEGPAKAVNGSVAGGNPDKFCSLAAPGWLQVDLGSTQQVNRFVVKHAGSGNEGATFNTRAFNIQLSTDGSTWTTPVTVTNNEVGATAHSIATTGARYVRLNTTTATQTTDTATRIYEFEVYGSGTAPSNLALNQPTTSSAPCGTTEGPEKAVNGSVSGGNSDKFCSGAAGAWLRVDLGSTRNIVRFEVAHAEAGGEQAAYNTRAYTIEVSNDGTTWSPAASVTANTAANTSHTVAVSGRYVRLTINTPTQTTDAAARIYELRVFG; the protein is encoded by the coding sequence ATGTCCAGGTCATTGCGGGTGGTGCTGGGTTTCGCCGTCACCGCGTCCATGGTGGTCGTCGGCGTACCCGGATCACCCGCCCAGGCCGCCGTCCCGGCCGACCTGACCACATTGGTCAACCCTCTGATCGGCACCCAGAAGGAAGGCAACACCTTCCCGGGCGCGGCCCTGCCCTTCGGCATGGTGCAGGTCAGCCCCGACACCGGTCACGGCACCGGCTACAACTACGACCGGCCGAAGATCTGGGGCTTCTCCCAGACCCACCTCTCCGGGGTCGGCTGCGCCTCCGGCACCGACATCCCGCTGATGCCGACGATCGGCGCGGTCAACTCCAGCGACCCCAACTCCTACGGCCAGGCGCTCAACCACGCGCAGGAGCAGGCGAGCGCCGGGTTCTACCGGGTCGCGATGCCCAACGGCGTCACCACCGAGCTGACCGCGACCCTGCGGACCGGTTGGCAGCGCCACACCTTCCCGGCCAGCACCCAGGCGAACATCCTGTTCAACACCGCCGAGGTCAAGGGCGACAACGGCAATGCCGTCTCCTCGTCGATCTCCATCGTCAACAGCGACACCGTCGAAGGGTCGGTGACCTCCAGCGGCTTCTGCAACACCTCGCCCGCGCACACCGTCTACTTCTCGGCGAAGTTCAGCCGCGCGTTCGCCTCCTTCGGCACCTGGTCCGGGGGCACCTTCACCGGCGGCAGCCGGACGTCGAGCGGCACCGGCGCGACCGGCGGCTGGGTACGATTCGACACCAGCACCGACCGCGTCGTCACCGTGAAGCTGGGCCTTTCCTACACCGGGCTCGCCGGGGCGCGCAACAACCTCACGTCCGAGACGAGCGCGGCGGGGTTCAACTTCGACACCGTCCGCAACGCCGCCCGCGACACCTGGAACGCGAAGCTGCACAAGGCCGAGGTCGACGGCGGCACCGCCGACCGCCAGGTCGCCTTCTACACCTCGCTCTACCACTCGCTGCTGCACCCCAACCTCGCCGGCGACGTGGACGGCTCCTACCGGGGCTTCGACAACGTGGTCCGGACGGCGTCGGGCTACACGCCCTACCAGACCTTCTCACTCTGGGACACCTATCGAGCGCAGAACCAGCTCGTCGCGCTGCTGGAGCCCCAGGTGGCCCGGGACTCGGCGTTGTCGCTGCTCGCCGTCGACCGGGAGCTCGGCTGGCTACCCCGCTGGTCGATGATGAACACCGAGACCAACACGATGACCGGCGACCCGGTCACCCCGTTCCTGGTCGACCTGTGGGCCCGCGGGCTGCTCAACGGCTACGAGCAGCAGTTCTACACCGCGCTGCGCAAGAACGCGCTGGGTACGCCGCCCGCCGCCACCGGTCTCAACGCCCGCAACGGCAACCCGTACTACACGACGATCGGCTACCTCCCGACCGGGGTGACCTGCACCCCGACCGCGTCGTTCGACAACGACTGCCAGTACCCGGCGTCGGCGACCCTGGAGTACGCGGCGGCCGACTCGGCACTGGCGATCATGGCGCGGGCGCTGGGCTACACCGCCGACGCGGACCTGCTCAACGCGCGCGGGCAGAACTACCGCAACATCTTCGACCCGTCGATCGGGTTCTTCCGGCCCCGCAACGCCAACGGCACCTGGGCCGCCCCCTACGCGCCGACCGACGGCGGGCACAAGTTCCACGAGGCCGGGGCCTACCAGTACCAGTGGCTCGTGCCGCAGGACCCGGACGGGCTGGTGAGCCTGCTCGGGGGCAAGGCGGCGGCGAACACCCGGCTGGACCAGTTCTTCGCCTACAGCGACCTGCTGACCAACCCGTCGGGCACCGCCCGGGACAAGTGGGTCAACGGCGCATACGACTACTACAGCTTCACCACCTACAACCCGAACAACGAGCCGGACCTGCTGGCGCCCTACACGTACCTGTGGACCGGGCAGCCCGCCAAGACGGCGACGGTGCTGCGGGCGGCGTACACCCTGTTCACCAACGGGCCCAACGGCGTCACGGGCAACGACGACCTCGGGACGATGTCGGCCTGGTACGTCTTCTCGTCGCTGGGCCTCTACCCGCTGATGAACGGCGCCAACTTCTACGGCGTCACCACACCGCAGTTCCCGACCGCGAAGGTCACGATCGGCGCCTACGGCACCCAGCAGGGCGGCACGCTCAACATCGCCGCGCCGGGAGTGAGCGACGCCAACCGCTACATCGGCACCGCGACGCTGAACGGCACCGGGTTCACCAAGACCTGGCTGTCGCAGGCGGAGATCGCCAAGGGCGCCACCCTGAACTACACCGTGACCGGCACCGCCGGGTCCTGGGGGACCGGTGCGGGCGACACCCCGCCGTCGTCCAACCACACCACCCCGCCCGCGGCACCGGTCAACCTGGCGCTGAACAAGCCGGCCACCGGCTCGGCGGCGTGCGCCGCCGACGAGGGCCCGGCGAAGGCGGTCAACGGCAGCGTCGCCGGCGGCAACCCCGACAAGTTCTGCTCGCTCGCCGCACCGGGCTGGCTGCAGGTGGACCTCGGCTCCACGCAGCAGGTCAACCGCTTCGTGGTGAAGCACGCCGGGTCGGGCAACGAGGGCGCGACCTTCAACACCAGGGCCTTCAACATCCAGCTCTCCACCGACGGGAGCACCTGGACCACCCCGGTGACCGTGACGAACAACGAGGTCGGCGCCACGGCGCACAGCATCGCCACGACGGGTGCCCGGTACGTCCGCCTCAACACCACCACCGCCACCCAGACCACCGACACCGCCACCCGCATCTACGAGTTCGAGGTCTACGGATCCGGCACGGCACCGTCCAACCTCGCCCTCAACCAGCCCACCACCAGCAGCGCCCCCTGCGGCACGACGGAGGGGCCGGAGAAGGCGGTCAACGGCAGCGTCAGCGGCGGCAACTCGGACAAGTTCTGCTCCGGTGCCGCCGGTGCCTGGCTGCGGGTCGACCTCGGCTCGACGCGCAACATCGTCCGCTTCGAGGTCGCGCACGCGGAAGCGGGCGGTGAGCAGGCCGCCTACAACACCAGGGCCTACACCATCGAGGTCTCCAACGACGGGACCACCTGGTCGCCGGCGGCGAGCGTCACCGCCAACACCGCGGCCAACACCAGCCACACCGTCGCCGTCTCCGGCCGCTACGTGCGGCTGACGATCAACACGCCGACCCAGACGACCGATGCGGCGGCTCGTATCTACGAGCTGCGGGTCTTCGGCTGA
- a CDS encoding SulP family inorganic anion transporter yields the protein MNPRPGPVWRSDLPASLVVVLVAVPLSLGIALASGAPPAAGLIAAVVGGIVAGALGGSAVQVSGPAAGLTVIVATTIATFGWRATCVIVAVAGVMQVVLGIARVAPVAMMVSPAVVHGMLAGVGVVIVLAQLHVLLGGAPQASALDNIRELPAKVLEHHSHAFYVGVLTLAVLCFWRRVPRVGTVLPAPLVAVCLATLVTVAVDWDVRYVSLSGSLFSFGLPELPGDVIGAGLAALSIALIASVETLMCAVAVDRSHSGPRANLHRELVGQGTANIVSGLAGGLPVAGVIVRSTTNVAAGARTHWSTIFHGCWILVLVSVASPVMELIPLPALAALLVYTGIRMIDIAHARQVRKHRETAIYVATAAGVVVLGLLEGVAIGIAGAILLALWRVTRIRITVESHAEQEQVTVSGLLTFLAVPTLTRTLRRIPDQATVQIDLSNLYMDHAAASALHDWQLAHERTGGTVEIHEIHHSWYHDAIHGREMPESVSQPVPWGVRRIPFLGTREQLKRGAQSFHRHTRDHVAPMLADLADAGQKPGHLFVTCADSRLVPNLFTSTVPGDLFTVRNIGNVVARHGRPAADPSMQAALDYALGVLEVTTITICGHSHCGAVAAAHGGGAHTITLHRWLDHIRRPGRANTGTTCTKTSAQHNVIQQLDNLRTHPVVARREGQGSLHLVGMYFDLDTSEVHMLDPATGAFQPVTPSEAGQPRPG from the coding sequence ATGAACCCCCGTCCGGGCCCCGTGTGGCGGTCCGACCTGCCGGCCTCGCTCGTCGTCGTCCTCGTCGCGGTGCCGCTCTCGCTCGGCATCGCGCTCGCCTCGGGCGCGCCGCCGGCCGCCGGCCTGATCGCCGCCGTCGTCGGCGGGATCGTCGCCGGTGCGCTCGGCGGGTCGGCCGTCCAAGTCAGCGGCCCCGCCGCCGGGCTGACCGTGATCGTCGCGACGACCATCGCCACCTTCGGCTGGCGGGCGACCTGCGTGATCGTCGCCGTCGCCGGTGTCATGCAGGTGGTGCTCGGCATCGCTCGAGTGGCACCGGTGGCGATGATGGTCTCGCCCGCCGTCGTGCACGGCATGCTCGCCGGTGTCGGCGTCGTGATCGTGCTCGCCCAGCTGCACGTCCTGCTCGGCGGCGCGCCGCAGGCCTCGGCGCTCGACAACATCCGCGAGCTGCCCGCGAAGGTGCTGGAGCACCACAGCCACGCCTTCTACGTCGGGGTGCTCACTCTCGCCGTGCTGTGCTTCTGGCGCCGGGTGCCCAGGGTGGGGACCGTCCTGCCCGCGCCGCTCGTCGCGGTGTGCCTGGCGACCCTCGTCACGGTCGCAGTGGACTGGGACGTGCGCTACGTGAGCCTGTCCGGCTCGCTGTTCTCCTTCGGCCTGCCGGAGCTGCCCGGAGACGTGATCGGTGCCGGGCTCGCGGCGCTCAGCATCGCGCTGATCGCCAGCGTGGAGACGCTGATGTGCGCGGTCGCCGTCGACCGGTCGCACTCCGGTCCCCGGGCCAACCTGCACCGGGAGCTCGTCGGGCAGGGCACGGCCAACATCGTCTCCGGCCTCGCCGGCGGCCTGCCGGTCGCCGGGGTGATCGTGCGGTCGACGACGAACGTCGCCGCCGGTGCGCGTACGCACTGGTCGACGATCTTCCACGGCTGCTGGATCCTGGTGCTGGTCAGCGTGGCGAGCCCGGTGATGGAGCTGATCCCGCTGCCGGCGCTGGCGGCGCTGCTCGTCTACACCGGCATCCGCATGATCGACATCGCGCACGCCCGGCAGGTCCGCAAGCATCGCGAGACGGCCATCTACGTCGCGACGGCCGCGGGGGTCGTCGTGCTCGGGCTCCTGGAGGGGGTCGCCATCGGCATCGCCGGGGCCATCCTGCTCGCCCTGTGGCGGGTCACCCGCATCCGCATCACGGTCGAATCGCACGCCGAGCAGGAGCAGGTCACGGTCAGCGGCCTGCTGACCTTCCTCGCTGTGCCGACGCTCACCCGCACGCTGCGGCGCATTCCCGACCAGGCGACGGTCCAGATAGACCTGAGCAACCTCTACATGGATCACGCGGCGGCGTCGGCGCTGCACGACTGGCAGCTCGCCCATGAGCGCACCGGTGGCACCGTGGAGATCCACGAGATCCACCACAGCTGGTACCACGACGCGATCCATGGGCGCGAGATGCCCGAGTCCGTCAGCCAGCCGGTGCCCTGGGGCGTCCGCCGAATACCCTTCCTCGGTACGCGTGAGCAGCTCAAACGTGGCGCACAGTCGTTCCACCGGCATACCCGGGACCACGTGGCGCCGATGCTGGCCGACCTCGCCGACGCCGGGCAGAAACCCGGGCACCTCTTCGTCACCTGTGCCGACTCCCGGCTCGTGCCGAACCTGTTCACCTCCACCGTGCCCGGTGACCTGTTCACCGTGCGCAACATCGGCAACGTCGTCGCCCGCCACGGGCGCCCGGCAGCCGACCCGTCCATGCAGGCGGCGCTGGACTACGCGCTCGGAGTACTGGAGGTCACCACGATCACCATCTGCGGCCACTCGCACTGCGGTGCGGTCGCCGCCGCGCACGGGGGCGGTGCGCACACGATCACCCTGCACCGGTGGCTGGACCACATCCGCCGTCCGGGCCGGGCGAACACGGGCACCACGTGCACGAAGACGTCCGCGCAGCACAACGTGATCCAGCAGCTGGACAACCTGCGTACGCATCCCGTGGTGGCGCGCAGGGAGGGACAGGGCAGCCTGCACCTCGTCGGGATGTACTTCGACCTCGACACCAGCGAGGTGCACATGCTCGACCCGGCGACCGGAGCTTTCCAGCCGGTGACGCCATCGGAGGCGGGCCAACCGCGGCCCGGCTAG
- a CDS encoding GH92 family glycosyl hydrolase codes for MSRPSARGLPAALGLLLVLTTGLVAADPAAAAVPDPASTVNTLIGSSNSGETFPGAVAPFGMVAWSPENTRGDQARTPEPGGYAYDAARIRGFSLTHLSGTGCAGASGDVPFLPIPGTVTSSPTSDTTDATYASNFSHANETATAGYYRVGLASGVNVELTASTRTGSGRFTYPTGQAATMLVRTSNSEVGSSAATTTIDAANRTISGSVTSGNFCGYINQIGRRSYYTLYFHAVFDKAFTSTGTWKNGTVTGGSTSSSGGTTYGTDGWPVRGQGSGGYVTFDTSGGTTVTARVGISYVSAANAQANLTSENPAGTSFDTMRTRAKDAWNAALNRIEISGGTAAQNTTFYTALYHSLLHPNVFSDVNGQYTGMDQAVHQVSSGQSAQYANFSGWDVYRSQLQLVTLLRPDIGSDIAQSLLNQANQNNGVWDRWTHNQGGTHVMTGDPAHAALPSIYAFGGTAFNSSAALTSMLNAATTVTADDLSRNGWNVMVVGERPSLDQYLSKGYVPTNGNAWGGAGETLEDVSADFALSQLAQRLGNTGAASTFLQRAQNWRNVFHPTRLYIQDRNSDGSWPAGDPAGDSGFAEGSSAQYTWMIPFNARGLFDAMGGNASAVSRLDSFFHNSDGSWSLSGGGGTKSDLANEPSIGVPWLYNFAGQPYKTQQTVRQVVNTLWNSGTGGIPGQDDLGAMSAWYVWAALGVYPLTPGRAELLLGSPLFTSAVVHRSSGQNLTINGVGAATNSPYVQSLKVNGATSTKAWLPESFVTGGGTVDFTLGTTANTGWGSAAADAPPSFNGAPAATNLALNKPTTSDSNCNTNESSAKAVNGTVNGGTSDKWCSTGASKWWRVDLGATTAIKTVTVRHAGAGGESTSWNTRDFDLQVSTDGTNWTTVVQARGNTASVTTHTLTASTRYVRLNVITAEQGTGGAARIYEVEVYA; via the coding sequence ATGTCCCGACCATCGGCCCGCGGCCTGCCCGCCGCCCTCGGCCTCCTGCTCGTCCTCACGACCGGGCTCGTCGCGGCCGACCCGGCCGCCGCGGCCGTGCCGGACCCCGCCTCGACCGTCAACACCCTGATCGGCTCCAGCAACAGCGGCGAGACCTTCCCGGGTGCCGTCGCCCCCTTCGGCATGGTCGCGTGGAGCCCGGAGAACACCCGCGGGGACCAGGCCCGCACGCCCGAGCCGGGTGGTTACGCCTATGACGCGGCCAGGATCAGAGGCTTCAGCCTCACCCACCTGTCGGGTACGGGCTGCGCCGGCGCCTCCGGCGACGTGCCCTTCCTGCCGATCCCCGGCACCGTCACCTCCTCGCCGACCTCGGACACGACGGACGCGACCTACGCCAGCAACTTCTCCCACGCCAACGAGACCGCAACGGCGGGCTACTACCGCGTCGGCCTCGCCTCCGGGGTCAACGTCGAGCTCACCGCCTCGACCCGGACGGGCTCGGGCCGGTTCACCTACCCGACCGGCCAGGCGGCGACGATGCTGGTGCGCACCTCCAACTCGGAGGTCGGCAGCAGCGCGGCGACGACCACGATCGACGCGGCCAACCGCACCATCAGCGGCTCGGTGACGAGCGGCAACTTCTGCGGCTACATCAACCAGATCGGCCGCCGCAGCTACTACACGCTCTACTTCCACGCGGTCTTCGACAAGGCGTTCACGAGCACCGGCACCTGGAAGAACGGTACGGTCACCGGCGGCAGCACCTCGTCGAGCGGCGGCACGACCTACGGCACCGACGGCTGGCCGGTCCGCGGCCAGGGGTCGGGCGGGTACGTCACCTTCGACACCAGCGGCGGCACGACCGTCACCGCCCGGGTCGGCATCTCCTATGTCAGCGCGGCCAACGCCCAGGCCAACCTGACCTCCGAGAACCCGGCGGGAACGAGCTTCGACACGATGCGTACCCGGGCCAAGGACGCCTGGAACGCGGCGCTGAACCGGATCGAGATCAGCGGCGGCACCGCGGCGCAGAACACCACCTTCTACACCGCGCTCTACCACTCGCTGCTGCACCCCAACGTCTTCAGCGACGTCAACGGGCAGTACACGGGCATGGACCAGGCGGTGCACCAGGTCTCGTCGGGCCAGTCCGCGCAGTACGCCAACTTCTCCGGCTGGGACGTCTACCGCAGCCAGCTGCAGCTCGTCACGCTGCTGCGTCCGGACATCGGGTCGGACATCGCGCAGTCGCTGCTCAACCAGGCCAACCAGAACAACGGCGTCTGGGACCGCTGGACACACAACCAGGGCGGCACCCACGTGATGACCGGCGACCCGGCCCACGCCGCGCTGCCGAGCATCTACGCATTCGGCGGCACCGCTTTCAACTCCTCGGCGGCGCTGACCTCGATGCTCAATGCCGCGACGACGGTCACCGCCGACGACCTGAGCCGCAACGGCTGGAACGTGATGGTCGTCGGCGAACGCCCCTCTCTCGATCAGTACCTGTCGAAGGGGTATGTGCCGACCAACGGCAACGCCTGGGGCGGTGCGGGGGAGACCCTGGAGGACGTGTCGGCCGACTTCGCCCTGTCGCAGCTCGCGCAGCGCCTGGGCAACACCGGTGCGGCGAGCACGTTCCTGCAGCGGGCGCAGAATTGGCGCAACGTTTTCCACCCGACCCGCCTCTACATCCAGGACCGCAACTCCGACGGCTCCTGGCCCGCCGGTGACCCGGCCGGCGACAGCGGCTTCGCCGAGGGCAGCTCCGCGCAGTACACGTGGATGATCCCGTTCAACGCGCGCGGGCTCTTCGACGCGATGGGCGGCAACGCGTCGGCGGTGAGCCGGTTGGACTCGTTCTTCCACAACTCCGACGGCTCCTGGTCCCTGTCCGGCGGGGGCGGCACGAAGTCCGACCTCGCCAACGAACCGTCGATCGGCGTGCCGTGGCTCTACAACTTCGCCGGGCAGCCGTACAAGACGCAGCAGACGGTCCGGCAGGTCGTCAACACGCTGTGGAACTCGGGGACCGGCGGCATCCCCGGCCAGGACGACCTGGGCGCCATGTCGGCCTGGTACGTCTGGGCGGCGCTCGGTGTCTACCCGCTCACCCCGGGCCGGGCCGAGCTGCTGCTGGGCAGCCCGCTGTTCACCTCGGCGGTGGTCCACCGGTCCAGCGGCCAGAACCTCACCATCAACGGCGTCGGCGCGGCGACGAACTCGCCCTATGTGCAGAGCCTGAAGGTCAACGGCGCCACCAGCACCAAGGCCTGGCTGCCGGAGTCCTTCGTCACCGGCGGCGGCACCGTCGACTTCACGCTCGGCACGACGGCGAACACCGGCTGGGGCTCGGCGGCAGCCGACGCGCCGCCGTCGTTCAACGGCGCGCCCGCCGCCACGAACCTCGCGCTCAACAAGCCGACGACCTCGGACTCCAACTGCAACACCAACGAGTCGTCGGCGAAGGCGGTCAACGGCACGGTCAACGGCGGCACCAGCGACAAGTGGTGCTCCACCGGCGCGAGCAAGTGGTGGCGGGTCGACCTCGGCGCCACGACGGCGATCAAGACGGTCACCGTCCGGCACGCCGGTGCGGGCGGTGAGTCGACGAGCTGGAACACCCGCGACTTCGACCTGCAGGTCTCCACCGACGGGACGAACTGGACCACGGTGGTCCAGGCCCGCGGCAACACCGCGAGCGTCACGACGCACACGCTCACGGCGAGCACGCGCTACGTGCGGCTCAACGTGATCACCGCCGAGCAGGGCACCGGTGGTGCCGCTCGGATCTACGAGGTCGAGGTGTACGCCTGA
- a CDS encoding fused MFS/spermidine synthase, with protein sequence MSDSSRRPLPGRLAAFLVFFASGAVLVLETVALRMVGPYVGVSLQVTSSVIAVSLGAIAYGAWLGGWFADQRDPRTLIAPALVLAGIATGLTLPLVRYAGEALRGGAVPAILLVTAITVFIPALLLSAVPPIVVKLQLADLNRTGQVVGRLSSIGTLGAVTATLVTGFVLVAALPSNVIMVSLAVSLGVVGLAVGSYLHRDRARPGLPLSQRAKATLAVIGIAGAGLSAVAPTPCDVETAYSCAAVEVDPERAGGRVLYLNSAQHSYVDLDDPRHLEFAYTQWIGAVADLAAPPGEAIDALHLGGGGFTVPAYLAATRPGSDSVVFEIDGRLVELAERSLGLRPGPGLRPVVGDARMLIADRADASADLVVGDAFGDLAVPWHLATREMAAEVRRVVRPGGIYVQNVIDYPPLRFIRAETATVAAVFPHVALIAPPRALAGDDGANFLIVAGPDPLPLARIAERLAALPEPVIVISGAELDAFIGRARVLTDSFAPVDQLLVSPY encoded by the coding sequence ATGAGCGACTCATCACGCCGCCCGCTGCCCGGCAGGCTCGCCGCCTTCCTCGTCTTCTTCGCCAGCGGGGCGGTGCTCGTGCTGGAGACCGTCGCGTTGCGCATGGTCGGACCCTATGTCGGCGTCTCGCTCCAGGTCACCAGCTCGGTGATCGCGGTGTCGCTGGGCGCGATCGCCTACGGCGCGTGGCTCGGCGGCTGGTTCGCCGACCAGCGCGATCCCCGCACGCTGATCGCGCCGGCGCTGGTCCTCGCGGGCATCGCCACCGGTCTCACGCTGCCGCTGGTGCGCTACGCCGGGGAGGCGTTGCGCGGCGGTGCGGTACCGGCGATCCTGCTCGTCACCGCGATCACGGTCTTCATCCCCGCGCTGCTGCTCTCCGCGGTGCCGCCGATCGTCGTCAAGCTCCAGCTCGCCGACCTGAACCGCACCGGCCAGGTGGTCGGCCGCCTGTCCAGCATCGGTACGCTCGGCGCGGTCACCGCCACCCTCGTCACCGGATTCGTGCTGGTCGCGGCCCTGCCGAGCAACGTGATCATGGTGAGTCTGGCGGTGTCGCTCGGCGTGGTCGGGCTCGCCGTCGGAAGCTACCTGCACCGCGATCGGGCCCGGCCCGGCCTGCCCCTGTCGCAGCGGGCCAAGGCGACGCTCGCCGTGATCGGCATCGCCGGCGCCGGGCTCTCCGCCGTCGCGCCGACCCCGTGCGATGTGGAGACCGCCTACAGCTGCGCCGCGGTCGAGGTCGATCCGGAGCGGGCCGGCGGGCGGGTGCTCTACCTGAACTCCGCCCAGCACTCCTACGTGGACCTCGACGATCCCCGGCACCTGGAGTTCGCCTACACCCAGTGGATCGGCGCGGTCGCCGACCTGGCCGCGCCGCCGGGGGAGGCGATCGACGCGCTGCACCTGGGCGGCGGCGGGTTCACCGTGCCCGCCTACCTCGCCGCGACCCGGCCGGGCAGCGACAGCGTCGTGTTCGAGATCGACGGCCGCCTCGTCGAGCTCGCCGAGAGGTCGCTCGGTCTGCGCCCCGGGCCCGGGCTGCGACCGGTCGTCGGCGACGCCCGGATGCTCATCGCCGACCGGGCCGACGCCTCGGCCGACCTCGTCGTCGGTGACGCGTTCGGCGACCTCGCCGTGCCGTGGCACCTCGCCACCAGGGAGATGGCCGCCGAGGTCCGCCGGGTGGTCCGGCCGGGCGGGATCTACGTCCAGAACGTCATCGACTACCCGCCGCTGCGCTTCATCCGGGCCGAGACGGCGACCGTCGCCGCGGTCTTCCCGCACGTCGCCCTGATCGCACCGCCCCGGGCGCTCGCCGGGGACGACGGCGCGAACTTCCTCATCGTCGCCGGGCCGGACCCGCTGCCGCTGGCCCGCATCGCCGAACGGCTCGCCGCGCTGCCCGAGCCGGTCATCGTCATCAGCGGTGCGGAGCTCGACGCGTTCATCGGCCGTGCCCGAGTGCTGACCGACTCTTTCGCGCCCGTGGACCAACTGCTCGTCTCGCCCTACTGA